ACGTGACAGGAAGCTCCGCCCTCCACTACAACTTTTATCAATAAGCAATCCTGATCATCATCGATCATAATTTCCTTCACGTGTTGCACAAGCCCAGATTGCTCACCCTTGACCCATATTTTGTTTCTCGAACGGCTATAGTAAGTCGCTTTCTTAGTTTCGATAGTCTTTCGAAGTGCTTCCTCATTCATGTATCCAAGCATAAGGACCTCCCCCGTCTGAGCATCTACGGTGATACATGGGAGGATTGGGTATAGATCAAACCTTGGGATCAGTCGCTTACCTTCTTCTATTTCGTATACACTAAATGCCATATAAGTGAATTAGCATGGTACGAATCATATTGCAATATCTGTCTCCAATCCCCACTACAAAACCCATCACATCATTATTCCACATACAAAAAATGATCCCTTCGCAAACGATTAATCATTTCCTGAAATTGCTCCCGATACGGACCACCTAGCTTTGCCATCGCTTTATACACCTCCAAAGCTGCCTGCCAGTCCTTCCTTGCTGATAAAATGTCCGTTGCATTCAATCCAGCCTTGATTGTCCAAAAATATTCAGGAATCGCTTCACTCCCAGTCGGTCTTATTCTCCCCCGCACTACCTCCATATAGATTGCAAGTGCCTCATCGATTTTACCCATTTTTTCCAAACACTTCCCATACTTATAACCAGCCTCATTACGTTGCGATACATCCCCAAAATTGCTCGAAATTAACGTTCGATATGCCTCCGCCGCCTCTTGATAGCGAGTTCCTAGACTAGACCCAAGCGCAAAGAGACAATCTCCCTTGCCCAACAAGGCTTGTATGTATAACGGCCCCTCTTTCTCTCGGCTCAGCACAGCTTCATACAGCATTAGGGCCGACTGAAACTGCCCTTGCTGTTGATATAGACGGCCTTGCAACAGCCGAGCTTGATTCTTCTCATTTGCCCGCTCACTGATTTTATCCAACAAGCTTATTGCCCTTGCATAGTCACCATGACCGGCTGAAGACTGCCCAGCAAAAAACAACGCCTGATCCACTAATTCGCTTTGAGGATAATCCTGCACAAGCTTCTCAAACAGCAACTGTGCGTTGGCAAAGTCCTTTCGATTAAAATCCAACTCTGCCACAGTAAATAAAACATATGGAGCAAGTCCATGCTTTGCCTCTCCTTCCCACAATCTAAAAAGATTTTCCCTAACCTCCTCCTCACTCCATATCCCAGCCTTTAAATAAACAAATGCCCTTCGATAAGCAGCCTCTACATACAAACTACTCCCCTTGTATCGCATCACCACATCATCATATATCTCTTTAGCCTCAGAAAGCTTTTCCATCCCTTCATAGCTCTCCGCAAGCCTCATCATCAACTCAACCCTTCTCTCTGGATCCACACTCGTCTTCAATGCCTCCTCGTACGTCTTTACCAAATCCTCTTTCTGATCCCTCTGCTCTAGAACACGCGCTCTTTCCTCCAGCAATTTATCCCGATACACACTCTGAGAAAAGCGCCTCAAAAATTCTCTCTCCATACGCAAAAACTGTTCTAAATTCCCCTGTCTAGCCACACACAAAATCTCATTAAACAACGCAATCTCCGCCAACTCACCCTCCCTTCCAGCTAGATTAAAAGCCACTTGCGCCTCTCCAAAAGCCCCTTGCATATAACGCAACTCCCCAAGCAAAAAATTAGCCCTTGCAACAACCTCTATGCTCCGATCCACATCTAATATTTCTTGCAAATACCTCTCCGCCCTATTCCACTGCTTATTCAGCTTAGCCTGCTCTATTAGCCTTAACATCGCCGCCACTCCCCACCGCGAATCACCTTCCCGCTCTGCCACCCGCTCCCACAATTCAACCGCCTCCGACTCCCTCCCATTCTCTATCAAAAATTCCGCCACCTCGTAGTCAACAAAGCTCCGATATCCTCCCATCCTCCTTCCCTCGTCCATCAGACCTTTCAACACCCCGTCCAAAACCTTCAACTCCTTAGCCGTGGACAACCAAGCCCGCAAAGCACGCACCTTCTGTTCCTCCTGCTCCGCTGCGTAAAATGCCTTTTCATAAGCCTCCAACGCCTTCTGCGGAAGATTCGTCGCCTGATAAGCTCGTCCCAACTGCGTCAACCCTTGCGCCACAACCCACCGCGGATGCGCACGCCCTATCTCAGTCCCCCTCAAAAACGACGTTATCGCATCCGCATACCCAGCCTCCAACATCTGCAACTCACCAAGCCAAACCCAAGCCTCGTATTCCCACCTACTCCCTTTACTTTCCTGCAAAAACGCCCGCAACTCCGCCTTCGCCTCCTCATATTTCCCATCAGCGATTAACAACCGCACCCGAATCATCCTCGCCTCCTGGCCCACATCCGTGCCCGCATAGTTAATCGCTACATTACTCAACAAACTCATACCATCCCCCCTCTTACCCTGCTTAAGCAACGCCCAAGCCAAACCCAACTGCGCCCGCTGCGTCAACTCCGCACTAGGCATCCCACCCAACACCCTACGAAACACCTGCTCCGCCTCAACCCATCGTCCCCTTGCCAACGCATTCTCCCCCAACACATAATCCAACTCCGTTCTCCCCTCCCCTCCCCACTCCTTCGCTGAGCCAACAAGCCTCTCCACCTCCTCATAAAGCCCCTCATCGTAATAAATCTTAGCCAACATCACCCTTGCCTCCATCGCCTCCCGCACCCGCCCATACTTCCTGATAAAATTCTCAAGCCTCATCCTAGCCACCCCCAACAAACCATCCTCAAAACCCCTCCTTGCCCCAATCCACTCCCTCGCAGCATCCCCCTCAACCCCCATCAACACTCCCTCCCCCAACACCACACACACCCCAACCACCCTGACCCACACAGCAATCCTAAACATAATCCTGTTCCTAAGTAAAAAACCAAGATGATAACACACAGAACCAAAAATCAACCCCAAAAAATTCACCAATCACAAAGCCCCATACCAGAAAAAAATTCTTTTTATTCACTCGACACAGTTTTTTATATTGACAAAATAAATCCCAACATCTACCTTACTCTCATCATGAAAGAATCCCAAATCAACAGCTACTTCCCCGCCTTAATCCTTGTAGCCCTAGTCCAATCCGCCCTATCAATAGTCACCACATGGAACCCCACAAACACCAACTGGAACTCCGCAGGCAACTGGTCCGCCGGCATTCCTGGCGCAGCCGACGAAGCCCGCTTCAACACCCCCGTAACCCACAATCCAGTCGTCAATGCCCCATCTAACGTCGGTCAACTCAACTTCATCACCGGCGCCGGCCCCTACACCATCACCTCCAGCTCAGCAGCCAACACCCTCACCATTCACGGCATCGGTGGCAACCTCATAACCAACTCCTCCGGAAACACCCAAAACATCAATGCCCACCTCGTCCTAGCCGGAAACGGCAACATCAACGCAAGCTCAGGCAACATCAACTTCAATTCATCCGTAGGATTTAATCTAAACGGTTACAACGCCACCATCTCAGGCCTCAGCAACGTCACCATCGCATCCAACATCCTCGGCACCGGCACAATCAACAAAATCGGCTCCAACGCCCTCACCCTCTCCGGCAACAACACCTCCACCTTCACCCTCAACGTCAACGGTGGCACCGTCAACCTCAACACCAACTCCACCTCAGTCAACACCAGCCTCGTCGTCAACAACGGCACGGTAAACATAAACGACAACCTACTCATCGGCTCATTAGCTGGCACAGGAGGCACCATCAACAACAACGGCTGGTCACCTGCCATCGGCGGAAACAATGCCTCCACCACCTACAGCGGCAATATCACCGGCACAGGAGGCCTCATCAAACAAGGCACCGGCACCCTCACCCTCGCCACACCCCAAACCTACACCGGCGCAACCCAAATCGATGGCGGCACCCTCACCCTCCTCGACACCTCCGACACAGCCGCAGTCACCGTAAACAACACCGGCACCCTCAAGCTTGACGTCGGAGGCCAACTCACCTCCGCAGGTGCCGTCACCCTCAACCCCGGCGGCACCCTCCTCATCACAGCCTCAAGCATCGCCACCGACCGCATCCCCGACACAGCCAACATGATCCTCGCCGGAGGCACTTTGATCAACCAAGACAACCTCCCCGAGACCGTAGGATTTCTAACCCTCGACGACAACTCCACCATCCAACTCACCACGACAACCGGAAACAACGGCGGATGGGTCTTTAACGACTTCAACTTCTACAACGGCATAAACAACGGCAACACATACAACCCCGTCCTCACCATCACCAACTCCACTGCCGGCCCCCTCACATCAGCAGGCGCCAACGACAAAATCATCTTCAACAACATCAGCAACGTCCCCACAGACTTCCTAGCCAACGTCTTCTGGTCATCCCAAGGCCTCATGGGAGCCACCTTCATCCCATTCGGCAGCGCATGGGAGCTCGTCCCAATTCCAGAACCCTCCACCTACGCAACTATCATCCTCCTCCTAATCATCACAGTAGGAATCCACCTCCGACGTCTCCAACAACAAGCCACAGCCCCCAACCCCCATCAATCCGGAAGCTGATTGATCACCTTCAACGCCAACCCCGCATCCGACGCCTTCAAAATCAACGCCCCATGCAACTCATTCGCAGGAGTTGCACAATAAAGATACTCAATATTCACCCCAGCATCCGATAACGCATGCGCCAAGCGCGAAAGACTACCCGGCCTATTGATCCCCTCCACTAGCAACACAGGCGTCTCAATCACCAAAGCCCCTCGCTCCTCAAACAAACGCAACGCCGTCTTCGGCTTGTCCACCACAAGCCGATCCACCGCATAATCCACAGCATCACTCGTTGCAATCGCAAGAATATTAATATCATGCTTCGCCAACACATCACAAATCGCCGCAAGCGTTCCCGGATTGTTACTCAAAAAAATCGCAAGCTGTGAAGTCAACGACGCACGCATAACATCAACTCCTACTCACACCCGCCTCCACAACGACCTGAGGAGGATGAGGAACAACCTTCCAGAATTTTTCCACAGTATTTCCCCAAGCAGCCAAAAGCCGATGTGCCTTCGCACTATCCGTCGCAACCTGATATTTCTGAATCAGCAACCGAAGCCGCTCCACTTCCTGAGGATCCGTCAACCGCTCAATACTCACCATCCCGAGATTCACCCTTTTCGGAAAAGCATCCTCCTCATCATACACGTAAGCAATTCCACCCGACATACCCGCTGCAAAATTCTTGCCAGTCGGACCCAAAACCACAACTGTCCCCCCAGTCATATACTCGCACCCATGATCCCCCACACCCTCGACAATTGCCGTCGCCCCACTATTCCGCACCGCAAACCGTTCCCCTGCCCCTCCCAAAGCAAACAACTCCCCCCCCGTCGCACCATAAAGACAAGTATTCCCCACAATAATATTTTGGTTAGGAAAAAACTTTGCTCCCGGCGGCGGCACAACAACAATCGTCCCGCCAGACATTCCCTTCCCCACGTAATCATTTGCCTCGCCCGTCAATGTAATTTTCACTCCACGGACAAGGAAAGCCCCCAGACTCTGCCCAGCACTTCCCGAAAGCCGAATATCCAACGTCCCATCAGGCAACCCCGCATCCCCATACGTAAATGCAATATCACCTGAAAGCTGCGTGCCTATCGAGCGATTAACGTTAGACACCTTATACTTCAACCGCGTCGGCCGCTTCGTCCTTATAGCCTCCTTAGCATCCTGAATCAGCACCTCATCCAACGGCCTATCCTCCAAGCGCTCGTTCTGCTCCCAAGTGTGATATCGCGGCGTGCCCTCATCTAGCTCCGGAACAGCTAGCAACCTCGAAAAATCCAAATTTTGAATCTTAGGATGATCCGGAATCAATCGCGGCCGCAAAAGATCTGCACGGCCAATAATCTCATTCATCGTCCGAATACCCAGGGACGCCATAATCTCTCGAATCTCCTGCGTAATCCCATTAAAGAAATGAATAATGTTTTCCGGTGAACCTCTAAATTTAGCGCGCAGACGTTCATCCTGCGTAGCCACTCCCACCGGGCAAGTATTCAGATGGCATTGCCGCACATATACACAACCCGCAGCGATCAACGCAATCGTCCCAAAGTTATATTCCTCCGCCCCCAGCATCGCCGCCACAAGAATATCCCGGCCCGTCTTCATCCCCCCATCAGTGCGAAGCGTGACGCGGCTACGAAGCCCATTCAGCAACAAGACCTGCTGCGCCTCGGCAATCCCGATTTCCCAAGGCATCCCCGCAAATTTGATCGAAGAAAGCGGCGAAGCCCCCGTGCCCCCAGAATCGCCGCTGATCAATATAATATCAGCATGCGCTTTAGCCACCCCAGCAGCAATTGTCCCCACACCAGTTTCTGCGACCAATTTCACACAGATCTTAGCTCGGGGATTCACTTGCTTCAGATCATAAATCAACTGCGCCAGATCCTCGATCGAGTAAATATCATGATGCGGAGGAGGAGAGATCAACATCACTCCCGGCACACTGTTTCTCAGCCTCGCAATCAAAGCATTAACCTTATGGCCAGGCAACTGTCCCCCCTCACCCGGCTTCGAACCCTGCGCCATCTTAATCTCAATCTCTGCCGCGCTGGCCAGATACTCGGCTGAGACGCCAAAACGCCCCGATGCCACTTGCTTAATGCGGCTATTCTTCGAATCCCCGTTTTCCATCACCCCAAAACGCGCACGATCCTCGCCTCCCTCACCAGAATTCGATTTCCCCCCGATTCGATTCATCGCGATCGCCAGCGTCTCATGCGCCTCCGGAGAAAGCGCCCCAAGCGACATACCGGCCGTCGTAAACCGCCGCATGATCTCCTCTGCAGGCTCAACCTCTTCAATCGGAATCGGTGCTCCAAGAGGCTTGAATTCCAGACAATCCCTTATCGATAAAGGAGCATTTTCAAGAACCGACTGCACATAACGCCGATAATCCTCAATCCTTCCAGCTTTATCCACCCCCTTGATCCCGACATAAGTGTGCAGATTTTGAATAACTGCAGGCGTAATCGCATGCCGCTCCCCATCCCTCCGATACCTATAAAATCCCGCATCCGCAAGCTTGGGATGCTCCCCGTATGCTTCACTATGCCGCATCAGCACATCCCGCGCAATTTCCTTTAACGTAACCCCCCCTATCGTCGTCGAAGTGCCAGTAAAATATGCCTCTATCACACTTTCATGAACGCCCAGAGCATCGAATAACTGCGCTCCATGATAACTCGAAAGAAGGGAAATCCCCATCTTCGACATGATTTTCAACAACCCCTTCTCAGCTGCAGCACGATACTTTCTCACCACTTCCTCTGTCGAAGCCGCTTTGAGTTGCCCTTCACTAAAAAGCTGCGCATAAGTCTCCCACAACACATAAGGACAAATCGCCGCAGCCCCATATCCGATCAAGCAAGCCAGCTGATGCACGTCCCGCGCGTCGCCCGCCTCCGCCACGATTGAGGCAAGCATCCTCTTCTCGCGCCTGATCAGATGATGATGCACAGCTGCCACTGCTAGCAGCATCGGTATCGGCGCCATTTCCGAGGATGTGCCGCGATCGCTCAAAATTATTATTTCAACACCCTCATCCACCGCCGACTCCGCTTCTTTGCAGACCCGCTCCAGCGCCTCAACCAATCCCCGCTCCGCTTCCGAAGCCCGAAACAATACGGAAAAAGTTCGCAGCTTGAAATCTGGAAAACTTTTAAGCGCCTCCAACTCTCCGACCGTCAAAATCGGATGCTGAACGTGAATGAGATGCGCATGTTCAGGAGTCTCTACAAGCCAGTTTTTACGCGCCCCAAGAAGCATATCTACACCCATGACCAGTTTTTCGCGAATCGGGTCAATCGGCGGATTGGTCACTTGAGCAAACTGCTGCTTGAAATAGTGGTAAAGCGGCCGCGGCCGATAAGAAAGAACAGCCAACGGTGTATCATCTCCCATGGAACCAACCGCCTCCTCACCCGTCTCGACCATAGGCTTGAGAATCGTCTTTATCTCCTCCTCATCATATCCGAAGACAAGTTGGTCCTTTAACAACTGATCGACAGGTCGTGCCTGCGGAAGCTCATCTTGCGGAGTCAAGGTGCGAAGCTGTTCCTTCAGCCATACGGCATAAGGACGAGCCTCAGCAAAGAGTTTTTTAATTTCTTGCTTGTGAAGAATCTTACGCTCCAGGGTATCGACCGCGATGATTTCACCGGGCGCAAGACGCCCTTTTTCAACAATATTCCTTTCCTCAAGAGCGCTCAGTCCAAGCCCCGCTTCAGATCCTAAAATAAACAGGCCATCAGATGTGATCTTGTAGCGTGCAGGACGGAGACCGTTGCGATCAAGACATGCCCCCACATAGCGCCCATCGGTGAAGACAACAGCCGCCGGTCCATCCCACGGCTCATTGAGACAAGCGTGATATTGATAAAACGCTCTCTCAGCCTCAGAAAGATTAGGCTCGGCTTTCCATGC
This genomic interval from Candidatus Methylacidiphilales bacterium contains the following:
- the hisI gene encoding phosphoribosyl-AMP cyclohydrolase, which translates into the protein MAFSVYEIEEGKRLIPRFDLYPILPCITVDAQTGEVLMLGYMNEEALRKTIETKKATYYSRSRNKIWVKGEQSGLVQHVKEIMIDDDQDCLLIKVVVEGGASCHVGYRSCFYRRLLDGSKDELEFTIHEKVFDPVKVYGAHAATH
- a CDS encoding autotransporter-associated beta strand repeat-containing protein, giving the protein MITHRTKNQPQKIHQSQSPIPEKNSFYSLDTVFYIDKINPNIYLTLIMKESQINSYFPALILVALVQSALSIVTTWNPTNTNWNSAGNWSAGIPGAADEARFNTPVTHNPVVNAPSNVGQLNFITGAGPYTITSSSAANTLTIHGIGGNLITNSSGNTQNINAHLVLAGNGNINASSGNINFNSSVGFNLNGYNATISGLSNVTIASNILGTGTINKIGSNALTLSGNNTSTFTLNVNGGTVNLNTNSTSVNTSLVVNNGTVNINDNLLIGSLAGTGGTINNNGWSPAIGGNNASTTYSGNITGTGGLIKQGTGTLTLATPQTYTGATQIDGGTLTLLDTSDTAAVTVNNTGTLKLDVGGQLTSAGAVTLNPGGTLLITASSIATDRIPDTANMILAGGTLINQDNLPETVGFLTLDDNSTIQLTTTTGNNGGWVFNDFNFYNGINNGNTYNPVLTITNSTAGPLTSAGANDKIIFNNISNVPTDFLANVFWSSQGLMGATFIPFGSAWELVPIPEPSTYATIILLLIITVGIHLRRLQQQATAPNPHQSGS
- a CDS encoding tetratricopeptide repeat protein, with translation MFRIAVWVRVVGVCVVLGEGVLMGVEGDAAREWIGARRGFEDGLLGVARMRLENFIRKYGRVREAMEARVMLAKIYYDEGLYEEVERLVGSAKEWGGEGRTELDYVLGENALARGRWVEAEQVFRRVLGGMPSAELTQRAQLGLAWALLKQGKRGDGMSLLSNVAINYAGTDVGQEARMIRVRLLIADGKYEEAKAELRAFLQESKGSRWEYEAWVWLGELQMLEAGYADAITSFLRGTEIGRAHPRWVVAQGLTQLGRAYQATNLPQKALEAYEKAFYAAEQEEQKVRALRAWLSTAKELKVLDGVLKGLMDEGRRMGGYRSFVDYEVAEFLIENGRESEAVELWERVAEREGDSRWGVAAMLRLIEQAKLNKQWNRAERYLQEILDVDRSIEVVARANFLLGELRYMQGAFGEAQVAFNLAGREGELAEIALFNEILCVARQGNLEQFLRMEREFLRRFSQSVYRDKLLEERARVLEQRDQKEDLVKTYEEALKTSVDPERRVELMMRLAESYEGMEKLSEAKEIYDDVVMRYKGSSLYVEAAYRRAFVYLKAGIWSEEEVRENLFRLWEGEAKHGLAPYVLFTVAELDFNRKDFANAQLLFEKLVQDYPQSELVDQALFFAGQSSAGHGDYARAISLLDKISERANEKNQARLLQGRLYQQQGQFQSALMLYEAVLSREKEGPLYIQALLGKGDCLFALGSSLGTRYQEAAEAYRTLISSNFGDVSQRNEAGYKYGKCLEKMGKIDEALAIYMEVVRGRIRPTGSEAIPEYFWTIKAGLNATDILSARKDWQAALEVYKAMAKLGGPYREQFQEMINRLRRDHFLYVE
- the gltB gene encoding glutamate synthase large subunit, yielding MLNYEIIRRTRHFRGLYDPSHEHDTCGMGFVVNINGERSYDVLKRALSCVSSLTHRGALDADAKTGDGAGVQTQIPYELFLPEIEKMGHKVYREKDLGVGMLFLPREDEYAQARCRKVITDTLREYGLVVFGFRKVPINTKVLGDKALLTCPQIEQVMIGRPEDSALSDEDYERTLYLARCQIESILEKDGIHNFYACSFSSRTIVYKGLLVSPQLSKFYKDLTSPLYKTALACFHQRYSTNTFPTWPLAHPFRMIAHNGEINTIKGNRIWVAAREPLFQWPFWGDRVKYLRPVIQPGGSDSCSLDNTIELLAMSGRGLLHSMLMLIPSAWKAEPNLSEAERAFYQYHACLNEPWDGPAAVVFTDGRYVGACLDRNGLRPARYKITSDGLFILGSEAGLGLSALEERNIVEKGRLAPGEIIAVDTLERKILHKQEIKKLFAEARPYAVWLKEQLRTLTPQDELPQARPVDQLLKDQLVFGYDEEEIKTILKPMVETGEEAVGSMGDDTPLAVLSYRPRPLYHYFKQQFAQVTNPPIDPIREKLVMGVDMLLGARKNWLVETPEHAHLIHVQHPILTVGELEALKSFPDFKLRTFSVLFRASEAERGLVEALERVCKEAESAVDEGVEIIILSDRGTSSEMAPIPMLLAVAAVHHHLIRREKRMLASIVAEAGDARDVHQLACLIGYGAAAICPYVLWETYAQLFSEGQLKAASTEEVVRKYRAAAEKGLLKIMSKMGISLLSSYHGAQLFDALGVHESVIEAYFTGTSTTIGGVTLKEIARDVLMRHSEAYGEHPKLADAGFYRYRRDGERHAITPAVIQNLHTYVGIKGVDKAGRIEDYRRYVQSVLENAPLSIRDCLEFKPLGAPIPIEEVEPAEEIMRRFTTAGMSLGALSPEAHETLAIAMNRIGGKSNSGEGGEDRARFGVMENGDSKNSRIKQVASGRFGVSAEYLASAAEIEIKMAQGSKPGEGGQLPGHKVNALIARLRNSVPGVMLISPPPHHDIYSIEDLAQLIYDLKQVNPRAKICVKLVAETGVGTIAAGVAKAHADIILISGDSGGTGASPLSSIKFAGMPWEIGIAEAQQVLLLNGLRSRVTLRTDGGMKTGRDILVAAMLGAEEYNFGTIALIAAGCVYVRQCHLNTCPVGVATQDERLRAKFRGSPENIIHFFNGITQEIREIMASLGIRTMNEIIGRADLLRPRLIPDHPKIQNLDFSRLLAVPELDEGTPRYHTWEQNERLEDRPLDEVLIQDAKEAIRTKRPTRLKYKVSNVNRSIGTQLSGDIAFTYGDAGLPDGTLDIRLSGSAGQSLGAFLVRGVKITLTGEANDYVGKGMSGGTIVVVPPPGAKFFPNQNIIVGNTCLYGATGGELFALGGAGERFAVRNSGATAIVEGVGDHGCEYMTGGTVVVLGPTGKNFAAGMSGGIAYVYDEEDAFPKRVNLGMVSIERLTDPQEVERLRLLIQKYQVATDSAKAHRLLAAWGNTVEKFWKVVPHPPQVVVEAGVSRS
- a CDS encoding ACT domain-containing protein, yielding MRASLTSQLAIFLSNNPGTLAAICDVLAKHDINILAIATSDAVDYAVDRLVVDKPKTALRLFEERGALVIETPVLLVEGINRPGSLSRLAHALSDAGVNIEYLYCATPANELHGALILKASDAGLALKVINQLPD